A window of Sphingobacterium sp. SRCM116780 contains these coding sequences:
- the sufC gene encoding Fe-S cluster assembly ATPase SufC, with translation MLSIKNLHASVDGKQILKGLNLEVKAGEVHAIMGPNGAGKSTLGNVLAGRDAYEVTEGEALLDNVDLLELSPEDRAREGLFLAFQYPIEIPGVSNINFLKTAVNDIREYKGLPPMEAKEFLKMVKEKQKLVEFSANLANRSLNEGFSGGEKKRNEIFQLAMLNPKLSILDETDSGLDIDALRIVANGVNQLRSQNNAFVVITHYQRLLDYIIPDVVHVLYNGRIVKSGPKELALELEEKGYDWLKELDAQNA, from the coding sequence ATGTTAAGTATAAAAAATTTACACGCGTCTGTAGACGGTAAACAAATTTTAAAAGGTTTAAATCTTGAAGTCAAAGCAGGAGAAGTACATGCAATCATGGGACCAAATGGTGCTGGAAAAAGTACATTAGGAAATGTTTTAGCAGGACGTGATGCATACGAAGTGACAGAAGGAGAAGCTTTATTGGACAATGTTGATCTATTGGAATTATCTCCAGAAGATCGTGCTCGTGAAGGTTTATTTTTAGCTTTTCAGTATCCGATTGAAATTCCTGGAGTATCGAATATTAACTTCTTGAAAACAGCAGTGAACGATATTCGTGAATATAAAGGCTTACCTCCAATGGAAGCGAAGGAATTTTTGAAAATGGTGAAAGAGAAACAAAAATTAGTCGAGTTTTCTGCTAATTTGGCCAATCGCTCACTCAATGAAGGATTCTCTGGAGGAGAGAAAAAACGTAATGAAATATTTCAATTAGCGATGTTAAATCCTAAATTATCTATTTTGGATGAAACAGATTCTGGATTAGATATTGATGCATTACGTATTGTGGCGAATGGTGTGAATCAATTGCGTTCTCAAAATAATGCATTTGTCGTAATCACCCACTATCAACGTCTTTTAGACTATATCATACCTGACGTAGTTCACGTATTATACAATGGACGTATTGTAAAATCTGGACCTAAAGAATTAGCTTTAGAATTGGAAGAAAAAGGTTACGATTGGTTAAAAGAGTTAGACGCACAAAACGCATAA
- a CDS encoding transposase — MFPENLGSKLSIDETSLSHGELYTLVTNKAAKGKKKAIVAIVAGTKADDVIAVLARIPQTKRNKVAEATLDMSGSMEQIVRRSFPYATRVTDRFHVQRLAVEALQEMRIKYRWQALDQENQAIEKCKRLKKTYEPLLLENGDTLKQLLARSRYVLYKRATLWTERQKQRAELLFEYYPDLKRAYNLSIELSNIYQNTTDKLYGMTRLAKWHEKVRVSGFRSFNTISRTIQNHYRTILNYFDNRSTNASAESFNAKIKAFRAKLRGVRNIDFFLFRLTRLYA, encoded by the coding sequence TTGTTTCCAGAGAATCTAGGTTCTAAGCTCTCCATTGATGAGACCAGTTTATCTCATGGGGAACTCTATACCCTAGTTACCAATAAAGCCGCAAAGGGGAAAAAGAAAGCTATTGTGGCTATCGTAGCGGGTACAAAAGCCGACGATGTAATTGCGGTATTGGCCAGAATTCCTCAAACCAAGCGTAATAAGGTAGCTGAAGCCACTCTTGATATGTCAGGGAGTATGGAGCAGATCGTACGTAGGTCATTCCCTTATGCCACCCGTGTAACCGATAGGTTCCATGTACAGCGATTAGCGGTTGAAGCCCTTCAGGAGATGCGTATTAAATACCGTTGGCAGGCACTTGATCAAGAGAACCAGGCGATAGAGAAATGTAAACGGCTAAAGAAAACCTATGAACCACTGTTATTAGAAAATGGGGATACGCTAAAACAATTGCTGGCCAGGAGTCGCTACGTATTATATAAAAGGGCAACCTTATGGACGGAACGACAAAAACAACGGGCAGAGCTGCTTTTTGAATATTATCCAGATCTAAAAAGAGCCTATAATCTGAGTATTGAACTGAGTAATATCTACCAAAACACTACAGATAAATTATATGGTATGACCCGACTGGCCAAGTGGCATGAAAAGGTCCGTGTAAGTGGGTTCCGTTCATTCAATACGATCTCCAGAACAATCCAAAATCATTACAGAACCATCTTAAACTACTTTGACAATCGATCGACCAATGCCTCAGCAGAGTCTTTCAATGCTAAAATTAAAGCCTTTAGAGCAAAGTTGCGTGGGGTAAGAAATATCGATTTTTTCCTATTTAGATTGACTCGCTTGTATGCCTAA
- a CDS encoding TlpA disulfide reductase family protein: MKMKKGILFGLSFIPAVIFAQESFTITGNIKGAPDKAKVFMQYVENNARKIDSTTVAGGKFKFNGTVSEPVKGYLILSADGTSIKEIQNPDLTQVYLSNGVIKVESNDEMKNAVISGNALNNDFAKYQTAVKPFSTAYAGLNKRYAEASEEQRKDQAFIGRLQKEAEEISVKQNQADDQFIKDNKSSFITLDLLSDKLDADNVNTVVIPGYQALSAEIKNSKKGKDLASRIEKLKAVATGSMAPDFSLPDTAGNQLALSSLKGKYVLLDFWASWCGPCRHENPNVVAAFNKYKDKNFTVLGVSLDNPGKKDAWMKAIADDQLGQWPHVSDLQGWKSAPVALYEVRGIPQNFLIDPTGKIIGSNLRGEALEAKLAELLK; this comes from the coding sequence ATGAAAATGAAAAAAGGAATATTATTTGGGTTAAGCTTTATCCCCGCGGTAATTTTTGCACAAGAAAGTTTCACGATAACAGGAAATATCAAAGGAGCACCTGATAAAGCAAAAGTTTTTATGCAGTATGTAGAGAATAATGCTCGTAAAATTGATTCGACTACAGTAGCTGGCGGAAAATTTAAATTTAATGGTACAGTTTCAGAACCCGTAAAAGGTTATTTAATTCTTTCTGCAGATGGTACATCTATTAAAGAAATTCAAAATCCAGATTTGACCCAAGTATATTTGTCTAACGGTGTTATTAAGGTGGAATCGAATGATGAAATGAAAAATGCTGTTATTTCTGGAAATGCGCTCAATAATGATTTTGCAAAATATCAAACTGCAGTGAAACCGTTTTCAACGGCGTATGCAGGTCTAAATAAGCGTTATGCAGAGGCAAGTGAAGAACAAAGAAAAGATCAAGCGTTTATCGGCAGATTACAGAAGGAAGCAGAAGAAATTTCTGTAAAACAGAATCAGGCAGATGATCAGTTTATTAAAGATAATAAGTCAAGTTTTATTACATTGGACTTGTTATCGGATAAGCTAGATGCTGATAATGTAAATACAGTAGTAATTCCTGGCTACCAAGCTTTATCTGCCGAAATAAAAAACAGTAAAAAAGGAAAGGATCTAGCAAGTAGAATTGAGAAATTGAAAGCAGTAGCAACTGGTTCTATGGCTCCTGATTTTTCATTACCTGATACAGCTGGAAACCAACTAGCGTTATCCTCTTTAAAAGGAAAGTATGTACTATTAGATTTTTGGGCGAGCTGGTGTGGACCATGTCGTCATGAAAACCCAAATGTAGTTGCTGCGTTTAACAAGTATAAAGACAAAAACTTTACCGTATTAGGTGTGTCTTTGGATAATCCAGGTAAGAAAGATGCTTGGATGAAAGCGATTGCTGATGATCAATTAGGTCAATGGCCACATGTGTCAGATTTACAAGGATGGAAATCAGCTCCAGTAGCTTTGTATGAAGTACGTGGTATTCCTCAAAACTTTTTGATTGACCCAACAGGAAAAATTATAGGTTCTAATCTTCGTGGTGAAGCATTGGAAGCAAAATTAGCCGAGTTATTAAAGTAA
- a CDS encoding LemA family protein, producing MKRLLVALFGLMVALSFSSCGYNNMVSQDENVKGKWAQVENAYQRRADLVPNLVNTVKGAAKHEESTLTAVVEARAKATSITVDPTNLTDETIAQYQKVQDQFSGSLSKLMATVEAYPDLKANQNFLELQAQLEGTENRITTERRAYNEAVQEFNTTVRSFPNNLMAGMFGFKAKGTFTAQAGADKAPTVSF from the coding sequence ATGAAAAGATTATTAGTCGCATTATTTGGTTTAATGGTTGCACTTTCTTTTAGCTCATGTGGATACAACAATATGGTATCACAAGATGAAAATGTAAAAGGTAAATGGGCTCAAGTCGAAAATGCTTATCAAAGACGTGCTGATTTAGTACCAAACTTGGTGAATACTGTTAAAGGTGCAGCAAAACACGAAGAAAGTACATTGACTGCAGTAGTAGAAGCACGAGCGAAAGCAACCTCAATTACCGTAGATCCAACCAATTTGACAGATGAAACAATTGCTCAGTATCAAAAAGTACAAGATCAGTTTTCAGGTTCATTAAGTAAATTGATGGCAACTGTAGAGGCTTACCCTGATTTGAAAGCAAATCAAAACTTTTTGGAATTGCAAGCGCAATTGGAAGGTACAGAAAATAGAATTACCACAGAACGTAGAGCTTATAATGAAGCCGTACAAGAGTTTAATACAACAGTACGTAGCTTCCCAAATAACTTGATGGCAGGTATGTTTGGCTTTAAAGCAAAGGGAACTTTTACTGCACAAGCTGGTGCAGATAAAGCGCCAACGGTATCTTTCTAA
- a CDS encoding TPM domain-containing protein has protein sequence MEAFSSEEQEKVVHAISVAENRTSGEIRVVIEKHCPGEVFERATHYFEKLGMHQTALRNGVLIYLASEDHKFSIIGDAGINKRVADDFWESTKEIMVQEFRNGQFVTGLTKGIEHAAEQLAKFYPRQHDDINELPNDIVFGDN, from the coding sequence ATGGAAGCATTTTCATCGGAAGAACAGGAAAAGGTCGTTCATGCCATTAGTGTTGCCGAAAATAGAACATCAGGAGAGATCCGAGTTGTGATTGAAAAACATTGTCCTGGGGAAGTCTTTGAACGAGCAACCCATTATTTTGAAAAACTAGGAATGCATCAAACAGCTTTACGAAATGGTGTATTGATTTACTTAGCCTCTGAAGATCATAAATTCTCCATCATTGGTGATGCGGGTATAAATAAACGTGTAGCGGATGACTTTTGGGAGTCAACCAAAGAAATCATGGTTCAGGAGTTTAGAAATGGACAGTTTGTAACAGGCTTAACCAAAGGCATTGAGCATGCGGCAGAACAACTAGCCAAGTTTTATCCAAGACAGCATGATGATATTAATGAGTTACCGAATGATATTGTTTTTGGCGATAATTAA
- a CDS encoding PH domain-containing protein: MKIFKSKRDLLMDLLTIVPIILVVVMILVFLVQDSAISSQDLLVLGLSIILIALLLFPRPKYIIEGDYFRYRAGIFRGKIAIANMHKIEVGKTLWVGFKPATARKGLIIHYKKYKEIYISPSSNEEFVKELLKLNPAIVLITT; encoded by the coding sequence ATGAAAATTTTCAAAAGCAAACGAGATCTCTTGATGGATCTGCTCACAATTGTACCCATAATTCTTGTTGTCGTTATGATTCTTGTCTTTCTTGTACAAGATAGCGCAATATCCTCTCAGGATTTATTAGTATTGGGACTATCCATCATCCTCATTGCTTTATTATTATTCCCAAGACCGAAATATATCATTGAAGGTGACTATTTTCGGTATCGAGCAGGAATCTTTAGAGGGAAAATTGCTATTGCTAACATGCATAAAATTGAAGTTGGTAAGACGTTATGGGTGGGTTTTAAACCTGCAACGGCACGAAAGGGACTAATCATTCACTATAAAAAATATAAAGAAATTTACATTAGCCCCAGCAGCAATGAAGAATTTGTTAAGGAACTTTTAAAGCTAAATCCAGCGATTGTATTGATTACAACTTAA
- a CDS encoding TPM domain-containing protein, with amino-acid sequence MNKQREYRSLTKIRFSAIRIAAMTMIAILFSMASLFAQDFPTTPNRLVNDYTNTLSASQVSQLEQKLLAFEDSTSIQIAVVLMNSTGSYDISDYAVRLAQKWGVGNKKYNSGILLLAAIGDRAVTIQTGYGIEGAIPDAIAHRIIENEIKPAFRASDYYTGVDAATNALISYTKGEYKADPEQPSGQGGSSKIFLIIIIVIVVIILSRRGGGGNGGGKVMNGRGSSDLLWWTLLNGLGRGGSGGGFGGDSGGGFGGFGGGGFGGGGASGRW; translated from the coding sequence ATGAATAAACAAAGAGAATACAGGTCTTTGACCAAAATTAGATTTTCAGCCATTCGTATAGCTGCAATGACAATGATAGCGATACTTTTTAGTATGGCTAGTTTGTTTGCACAGGATTTCCCTACGACTCCTAATCGCTTAGTCAATGATTATACAAATACATTGTCAGCAAGTCAGGTGAGTCAATTGGAACAGAAATTATTGGCTTTTGAAGATTCTACCTCAATACAAATTGCTGTTGTTTTAATGAATTCAACAGGATCATATGACATCAGCGATTATGCTGTTCGACTTGCTCAAAAATGGGGTGTAGGAAATAAAAAATACAATAGTGGTATTCTGCTTCTTGCAGCAATTGGAGATCGTGCTGTGACCATTCAGACAGGTTATGGTATAGAAGGTGCTATTCCTGATGCGATCGCGCACCGTATTATTGAAAATGAAATAAAACCAGCTTTTCGAGCGAGCGATTATTATACGGGTGTTGATGCCGCAACGAATGCGTTGATTTCTTACACAAAAGGAGAATATAAAGCCGATCCTGAACAACCAAGTGGTCAAGGAGGAAGTTCTAAAATCTTTCTGATCATTATTATTGTAATTGTTGTTATTATCCTCTCGCGGAGAGGTGGAGGTGGAAATGGAGGTGGAAAAGTGATGAATGGTAGAGGAAGTTCTGATCTATTGTGGTGGACATTACTCAATGGCTTAGGCCGAGGAGGTTCTGGAGGAGGCTTCGGTGGTGATAGCGGAGGTGGGTTCGGCGGTTTTGGTGGAGGCGGCTTCGGAGGAGGAGGAGCAAGCGGACGTTGGTAA
- the sufD gene encoding Fe-S cluster assembly protein SufD produces MNTLVSESLLQQVLSSFQEKVAGPAFLSAIRQQAFDRFSAVGFPTVKDEEWKYTNIYKLIDQSYVLNSDVDIDGLDFSAGEIPNLDAHRIVLVNGQYMLSFASLDDEKGLIVKTMEDAVEEPAFQAHFAQYADKTDNPFVALNTSGYTNGVFIALAKNTILSKPIQIIHVATGQEDFFSQTRNLIVVEANAEVEIIETYMTVEGSAKNIQNKVSEIVVKENAKVQHYYLQIAEPASNYFNHTEVYQEKYSLYNNYNCNFPGASFIRNNINVRLDAENVESHLYGINLTGGKQLVDNHTVVDHLKPHCESYEWYKNITQDESIAVFNGKIFVREDAQKTNAFQQNNNMLISDKSAVYTKPQLEIFADDVKCSHGCTIGQFDNDALFYLRARGIGEESARILLVHAFAFDVTNRFSNETVRTYVEELASESLKSK; encoded by the coding sequence ATGAATACATTAGTTTCAGAATCATTACTTCAACAAGTGTTGAGCAGTTTTCAAGAGAAAGTAGCAGGGCCTGCTTTTTTGTCGGCTATCCGTCAACAAGCTTTTGATCGCTTTTCAGCAGTTGGCTTTCCAACAGTGAAAGATGAAGAATGGAAATATACCAATATCTATAAACTTATCGATCAATCCTATGTGTTGAATTCGGATGTGGATATTGATGGGTTAGATTTTAGTGCTGGTGAGATTCCAAATTTGGATGCACATCGTATTGTATTAGTGAACGGACAGTACATGCTTTCATTTGCGTCATTAGATGATGAAAAAGGCCTTATTGTGAAAACAATGGAAGATGCTGTTGAAGAGCCTGCTTTTCAAGCTCATTTTGCACAATATGCAGATAAAACAGATAACCCTTTCGTTGCTCTAAATACCTCAGGTTATACAAATGGTGTTTTTATTGCTTTAGCGAAAAACACGATCCTATCAAAACCTATTCAAATTATTCACGTAGCGACAGGTCAGGAAGATTTCTTTTCGCAAACACGTAATTTGATTGTTGTTGAAGCAAATGCAGAGGTCGAAATTATCGAAACTTATATGACTGTTGAAGGTTCTGCCAAAAATATTCAAAATAAAGTATCGGAGATCGTCGTAAAAGAAAATGCAAAAGTTCAACATTACTATTTGCAAATAGCAGAACCAGCAAGCAACTATTTTAATCATACAGAGGTTTATCAAGAAAAATACAGTTTATATAATAATTATAACTGTAATTTTCCAGGAGCGTCTTTCATCAGAAATAATATCAATGTACGTCTTGATGCTGAAAATGTGGAAAGTCATCTTTATGGTATTAATTTGACTGGTGGAAAGCAGTTGGTTGATAATCACACCGTAGTAGATCATCTAAAGCCACATTGTGAGTCTTACGAATGGTATAAAAATATTACCCAAGATGAATCTATAGCTGTTTTCAACGGTAAGATATTTGTTCGAGAGGATGCACAAAAAACAAATGCTTTCCAACAGAACAATAACATGTTGATTTCAGATAAATCAGCTGTATATACAAAACCACAGCTGGAAATCTTTGCCGATGATGTTAAATGTTCTCACGGTTGTACCATTGGACAATTCGATAATGATGCTTTGTTCTATTTAAGAGCAAGGGGTATTGGCGAAGAATCTGCTCGTATTTTATTGGTACACGCATTTGCATTTGATGTGACAAATCGTTTCTCCAATGAGACTGTTCGTACTTATGTTGAAGAGTTAGCTTCCGAAAGCTTAAAGAGCAAATAG
- a CDS encoding NAD(P)/FAD-dependent oxidoreductase, producing MQKEIEIAISPERIEDSSYILHLGSKGLQIKLDRIKGFKIRKRSIDARSKHVVFRARVIFYIDEEPLTEIFNTNFQYVHNSRPVIIIGAGPAGLFAAIQCIEKGLKPIIIERGKRVQDRRRDLAKLNREGIVDEDSNYCFGEGGAGTYSDGKLFTRSNKRGDVDKVLKLFVAHGANEDILVNARPHIGTNKLPHIIEAIRENIIKYGGEVLFDERVVDITTDKNQVSGVLLASGEQVKSNHVIVATGHSARDIFTLFHKNKWLIEAKAFALGVRIEHPQSIIDQAQYHCEICSEHLPPAYYSLVEQVNGRGVFSFCMCPGGVIAPCATAKNEIVVNGWSPSKRNNPHANSGTVIQINLEDVPGSDSNPFAMLNFQQEIEKRAFEAGGGHLVAPAQRMIDFVEGRISKDLPENSYKPGTISADLTQILPKFVYEALRGALPVFGKKMKGYYTNDAILVAVESRTSSPIRIPRDKDTLQHPEIKGLYPCGEGAGYAGGIISAAIDGMNCADAIN from the coding sequence ATGCAGAAAGAAATTGAAATCGCTATCTCTCCAGAAAGAATTGAAGATAGTTCCTATATTCTCCATCTAGGTTCCAAAGGTCTCCAGATTAAGCTCGATCGTATCAAAGGATTCAAAATTCGTAAACGATCTATTGACGCCCGTAGTAAACATGTTGTTTTTCGTGCACGTGTAATTTTTTATATTGACGAGGAACCACTTACTGAAATCTTCAATACAAATTTTCAGTATGTCCACAACAGTCGACCTGTAATCATTATTGGTGCTGGTCCTGCGGGATTATTTGCAGCCATCCAGTGTATTGAAAAAGGATTAAAACCAATCATCATCGAACGGGGAAAGCGTGTACAAGATCGTCGTCGTGATTTAGCAAAATTAAACCGTGAAGGTATTGTTGATGAAGATTCAAATTATTGTTTTGGAGAAGGCGGTGCTGGAACTTATTCTGATGGCAAATTGTTTACGCGTTCTAATAAACGAGGTGACGTAGACAAGGTCTTGAAATTATTTGTCGCGCATGGTGCCAATGAAGATATCCTTGTCAATGCTCGCCCTCATATTGGTACCAATAAATTACCTCATATTATTGAAGCTATTCGTGAAAATATCATTAAATATGGCGGTGAAGTTCTTTTTGATGAGCGTGTTGTTGATATTACAACAGACAAAAATCAAGTATCAGGTGTTTTACTTGCTAGTGGTGAGCAAGTAAAATCAAATCACGTTATTGTCGCTACAGGTCACTCTGCGCGTGATATCTTTACATTATTTCATAAAAATAAGTGGCTTATTGAGGCCAAGGCTTTTGCATTAGGTGTACGCATTGAACATCCACAATCAATTATTGATCAAGCGCAATATCATTGTGAAATCTGCAGCGAGCATTTACCACCTGCCTATTATAGTTTAGTGGAGCAGGTAAATGGTCGAGGTGTATTTTCTTTCTGTATGTGTCCAGGAGGTGTCATTGCTCCTTGTGCAACAGCTAAGAACGAAATCGTTGTCAATGGTTGGTCGCCTTCAAAACGGAATAATCCACATGCCAATTCGGGTACCGTTATTCAAATTAATTTGGAAGATGTTCCTGGTTCAGATAGCAATCCCTTTGCGATGTTAAACTTCCAACAGGAAATAGAAAAACGAGCATTTGAAGCTGGTGGTGGTCATCTTGTAGCTCCAGCGCAACGGATGATTGACTTCGTGGAGGGACGCATCTCCAAAGACCTTCCAGAGAATTCGTATAAACCTGGTACAATATCAGCTGATCTAACACAAATACTCCCTAAATTCGTATACGAAGCCCTTCGCGGCGCTTTACCTGTTTTTGGAAAAAAGATGAAAGGTTATTATACCAATGATGCTATTTTAGTGGCTGTAGAATCACGGACTTCTTCCCCTATTCGTATACCCCGAGATAAGGACACTTTACAACATCCTGAAATCAAAGGCCTTTATCCTTGTGGGGAGGGCGCTGGATATGCTGGCGGAATTATTTCTGCAGCTATCGATGGGATGAATTGTGCTGATGCAATCAATTAA
- a CDS encoding MFS transporter: protein MENKNWFQTYIYIWIGQFVSLLTSSAVNFAVIIWLSLTHKSAEVLALAGIAGLLPQALIGPFVGVFIDRWDRKKVMIFADAFIALCTLLMTFIFKQEGGNLFLIYLLLTCRSIGSAFHSPAMQAIAPLMVPEDKLLRVSGINQMLQSVSSIAGPALGTLAITYFSISQVLYLDVIGAIVAITTLLFVHIPHLTITSELSFAQVWEDLKQGMKAIYDNRGLSILFFYAMVATFCVMPIAIMFPLLTIGHFNGGKWEMSIIEIIWGVGMLVGGGLLSAFKVQFSKVILINAMHIMLGLTFALSGWFPATWFIPFVIVTAIGGISMSLFSACFMTTIQEEVPPQMLGRVFSLYFSLAILPSVIGLLFTGFIADVIGVANAFVIAGLLMVVVGILSFLTPAVMKLGKKG from the coding sequence ATGGAGAATAAAAATTGGTTTCAAACCTATATATACATTTGGATAGGGCAATTTGTGTCCCTATTAACAAGTTCTGCGGTTAACTTTGCTGTGATCATCTGGTTGAGTTTAACGCACAAATCAGCGGAAGTACTGGCATTAGCTGGCATAGCAGGATTATTGCCACAAGCACTTATTGGACCCTTTGTTGGTGTCTTTATTGATCGATGGGATCGAAAAAAGGTGATGATTTTTGCAGATGCATTTATTGCATTATGTACCTTGTTGATGACTTTTATCTTTAAACAAGAGGGCGGTAATCTGTTCTTGATTTATTTATTGTTGACCTGTCGCTCCATCGGATCGGCATTTCACTCACCTGCAATGCAGGCCATAGCTCCTCTTATGGTACCCGAAGATAAACTTTTACGCGTATCAGGAATCAATCAAATGCTTCAATCAGTCAGTAGTATTGCAGGACCAGCATTAGGAACCTTAGCGATTACTTATTTCTCGATCTCTCAAGTTCTTTATTTAGATGTAATAGGTGCAATAGTGGCTATTACTACCCTGCTATTTGTGCATATCCCTCATTTAACCATCACTTCAGAATTATCTTTTGCACAGGTATGGGAAGATCTGAAACAGGGGATGAAAGCAATCTATGATAATCGAGGGTTGAGCATATTGTTTTTTTATGCCATGGTTGCGACCTTTTGTGTTATGCCAATTGCCATTATGTTTCCCTTATTGACCATCGGTCATTTTAATGGAGGGAAATGGGAAATGAGCATCATCGAGATCATTTGGGGAGTAGGTATGTTAGTTGGGGGAGGTTTGCTAAGTGCATTTAAAGTACAATTTTCCAAAGTAATTCTGATCAATGCGATGCACATCATGTTAGGATTGACATTTGCATTATCAGGATGGTTTCCGGCAACCTGGTTTATACCTTTCGTTATTGTTACTGCCATTGGAGGGATATCGATGTCTTTATTTTCCGCGTGTTTTATGACAACAATACAAGAAGAAGTTCCCCCACAAATGTTAGGACGAGTTTTTTCGCTTTATTTTAGTCTAGCCATTTTGCCTAGTGTGATTGGTCTTCTTTTTACTGGTTTTATTGCAGATGTAATAGGAGTTGCCAATGCGTTTGTGATAGCAGGTCTATTGATGGTAGTAGTCGGAATCCTATCCTTCCTAACACCTGCTGTTATGAAATTGGGCAAGAAGGGGTGA
- the sufB gene encoding Fe-S cluster assembly protein SufB, with protein sequence MSTKDDDLLKELELEEYKYGFTTDIEMEFAPIGLTEDTVRFISAKKNEPEWLLEWRLKAFRHFLTLKMPKWQNFKNPEIDFQSISYYAAPKAKPQLNSLDEVDPELLSTFAKLGIPLDEQKILAGVVAVDAVFDSVSVKTTFREKLKEQGVIFCSFGEAVQEHPELIKEYLGTVVPQTDNIYAALNSAVFSDGSFVYIPKGVRCPMELSTYFRINAQNTGQFERTLIIADEGAYVSYLEGCTAPMRDENQLHAAVVELIAQKDAEIKYSTVQNWYPGDKDGKGGIYNFVTKRGICKGDNSKISWTQVETGSAITWKYPGVILKGDNSVGEFYSVAMTRNMQVADTGTKMIHLGKNTKSKIISKGISAGKSHNSYRGLVKIGPNADNARNFTQCDSLLIGDRCGAHTFPYIENRNKTSKLEHEATTSKIGEDQVFYLNQRGIDSEKAVGLIVNGYAKEVLNQLPMEFAVEAQKLLAISLEGSVG encoded by the coding sequence ATGAGTACTAAAGACGACGATTTACTAAAAGAGCTGGAGCTCGAAGAATATAAATACGGGTTCACGACAGACATTGAAATGGAATTTGCACCAATAGGTCTTACTGAAGATACTGTGCGATTTATTTCGGCAAAAAAGAATGAACCAGAATGGTTATTAGAGTGGAGATTAAAAGCATTCCGTCATTTTTTGACGTTAAAGATGCCGAAATGGCAAAACTTCAAAAACCCTGAAATTGATTTTCAAAGCATTTCCTATTATGCAGCCCCAAAGGCAAAGCCACAATTAAATAGCTTGGATGAGGTAGATCCTGAACTACTTTCTACTTTTGCAAAATTAGGTATCCCACTTGATGAGCAAAAGATTTTGGCAGGTGTCGTTGCTGTAGATGCTGTATTTGATTCTGTATCTGTAAAAACTACTTTCCGGGAGAAACTAAAAGAACAAGGCGTTATTTTCTGTTCTTTTGGTGAAGCTGTTCAAGAACATCCAGAATTAATAAAAGAATATTTAGGAACAGTAGTTCCTCAAACCGACAATATCTATGCTGCTTTAAATTCAGCAGTATTCTCTGATGGATCTTTTGTCTACATTCCTAAAGGTGTTCGTTGCCCAATGGAATTGTCTACTTATTTTCGGATCAATGCTCAAAATACAGGTCAGTTTGAACGGACGCTAATTATTGCAGACGAAGGTGCCTACGTTTCCTATTTAGAAGGTTGTACAGCCCCAATGCGTGATGAAAATCAGTTACATGCTGCAGTGGTTGAATTGATCGCTCAAAAAGATGCTGAAATAAAATATTCTACTGTTCAAAACTGGTATCCAGGGGATAAAGACGGTAAAGGTGGTATTTACAATTTCGTTACAAAACGTGGTATTTGCAAAGGAGATAATAGCAAGATTTCGTGGACACAAGTAGAAACAGGATCTGCCATTACTTGGAAATATCCAGGTGTAATCTTGAAAGGTGATAATTCTGTCGGTGAATTTTATTCAGTCGCGATGACACGTAATATGCAAGTTGCCGATACTGGAACGAAAATGATTCACCTTGGCAAAAACACCAAATCAAAAATCATTTCAAAAGGTATATCAGCAGGTAAGAGTCATAACAGTTATAGAGGGTTGGTGAAAATTGGTCCTAATGCTGACAATGCAAGAAACTTTACACAATGTGATTCCCTATTAATTGGAGATCGTTGTGGAGCACATACATTCCCTTATATCGAAAATCGGAACAAGACCTCTAAGTTAGAGCATGAAGCAACGACTTCGAAAATTGGGGAAGACCAAGTCTTCTATTTGAATCAACGAGGTATCGATTCAGAAAAAGCAGTGGGACTTATTGTCAATGGATATGCGAAAGAAGTATTAAATCAATTGCCAATGGAGTTTGCGGTAGAAGCACAGAAATTGTTAGCGATTTCATTAGAAGGCTCAGTAGGATAG